The sequence CTGGCCACCGGCTCCTACCCCTTCGTCCCGCCCGTCCCCGGCAAGGACAGCACCGGCTGCTTCGTCTACCGCACCATCGAGGACCTGCTGGCGATCGAGGAGTACGCCAAGAACGCCGCCACGGGGGCGGTCGTGGGCGGCGGACTGCTCGGCCTGGAGGCGGCCGGTGCGCTCACCGGCCTGGGGCTGAACACGCATGTGGTGGAGTTCGCGCCGCGGCTGATGCCGGTGCAGGTGGACGACGGGGGCGGCGCGGCGCTGCGGCGCACCATCGAGGACATGGGCGTCACCGTGCACACCGGCGTCGGCGGCAAGGAGATCACCGCGGGCGAGGACGGCGCGGTGACCGGTATGGAGCTGTCGGACGGCTCGCGGCTGGACACCGACATGGTGATCTTCTCCGCGGGCGTCCGCCCGCGCGACCAACTGGCCCGCGACTGCGGCCTGGAGGTCGGTGAGCGCGGCGGCATCGTCGTCGACGCGACCTGTCGTACCGGCGACGCCGCGGTCTACGCGATCGGCGAATGCGCGCTGGCCTGCGACGGCCGGGTCTACGGCCTGGTGGCGCCGGGTTACGAGATGGCCGACACGGCGGCCGCCGCCATCGCCGCGCAGGAAACCGACGGCTTCACCGGCGCCGACACCTCCACCAAGCTCAAGCTGCTGGGCGTGGACGTGGCGTCCTTCGGCGACGCGCACGGGGCCAGTGAAGGGGCCCTGGACGTCGTCTACTGCGACTCCCGCGCCGGGGTCTACAAGAAGCTGGTGGTGGGCGCGGACGGCACGCTGCTGGGCGGCGTCCTGGTCGGCGACGCCGAGGCGTACGGCATGCTGCGCCCGCTGACCGGCTCCGTACCGCCCGTCTCGCCCGAGCAGCTGGTCCTGCCCGCCGGCGCCGGCGCCCCGGTCGCCCTCGGCCCGTCCGCCCTCCCCGACGACGCGGTGATCTGCAACTGCCACAACGTCACCAAGGGCACCATCCGCGGCGCGGTCACCGAGCACTCCTGCGGCACGGTCCCCGAGGTCAAGAAGTGCACCAAGGCCGGCACCGGCTGCGGCTCCTGCATCAAGGCGCTGACCACCCTGGTCAACGACGAACTGGAGCTGAACGGCGTCACCGTGGACAAGGGCCTGTGCGGCTGCTTCCCGCACACCCGCGCCGAGCTGTACGAGGTCGTGCGGACGCTGCGGCTGGCCTCCTACGAGGAGTTGCTGGCCTCGCACGGTCGCCCGGAGGCGCGCGACGGCGACGGCTGCGAGATCTGCAAGCCCGCCGTCGGCTCGATCATCGCCTCGCTCGCCCCGTCGGTCGGCGCCGACGGCTACATCCTGGACGGCGAACAGGCCGCCCTCCAGGACACCAACGACCACTTCCTGGCCAACCTCCAGCGCAATGGCTCGTATTCGGTCGTCCCGCGCATCCCGGGCGGCGAGATCACCCCCGAGAAGCTGATCGTGATCGGCGAGGTGGCCCGCGACTTCGGCCTCTACACCAAGATCACCGGTGGCCAGCGGATCGACCTGTTCGGCGCCCGCGTCGACCAGCTGCCGCTGATCTGGTCCCGGTTGGTGGACGCCGGCTTCGAGTCCGGGCACGCGTACGGAAAGGCCCTGCGCACCGTCAAGTCCTGCGTCGGCCAGACCTGGTGCCGCTACGGCGTCCAGGACTCGGTCCGTATGGCCATCGATCTGGAACTGCGCTACCGGGGGCTGCGCTCCCCGCACAAGCTCAAGTCCGCGGTCTCCGGCTGCGCCCGGGAGTGCGCGGAGGCCCGCGGCAAGGACTTCGGCGTCATCGCCACGTCGAACGGCTGGAACCTCTACGTCGGCGGCAACGGCGGCGCCGACCCGCGCCATGCGGACCTGCTGGCCCAGGACCTGTCGGACGCCGAACTGGTCCGCCTGATCGACCGCTTCCTGATGTTCTACATCCGCACCGCGGACCGGCTGGAGCGCACCTCCGCCTGGCTGGAACGCATCGAGGGCGGCCTCGACCACGTCCGGGACGTCGTCGTCCACGACTCCCTGGGCCTGTGCGACGAGCTGGAAGCCCTGATGGCCGCGCACGTCCACCACTACCGCGACGAATGGGCCGAGACCCTCAACGATCCCGAGCGCCTGGCCCGCTTCGTCTCCTTCGTCAACGCCCCCGAGGCGCCGGACCCCTCCGTCCGCTTCACCCCGGAGCGCGACCAGATCAAGCCGGACCTGACGCTGCTGGCGGGCCCGACCCTGCCGGTGCGCACCCTCGAATCCGTTCGCCCCCTGGAAGGGACCTCCGCCCGATGACCACCGCCACCACCACTGAGGTCGCCACGACGGACGCGGCCGAGAGCACCACGGTGGAGATCCTCGGCCCCGACGGCTGGCTCCCCGTGTGCACCCTGGACCGCCTGTCCCCCGGGCGCGGCGTGGCCGCCCTGCTGCCGGACGGTGCCCAGGCCGCCCTGTTCACCGACCGCGCGGGCCGCGCCTACGCCATCGGCAACCGCGACCCCTTCACCGGCGCCCAGGTCCTCTCCCGCGGCCTGACCGGCACCGCCGCGGGCCGCCCCTACGTGGCATCGCCGCTGCTCAAGCAGCGTTTCGACCTCGCCAGTGGGGAATGCCTGGACGATCCGTCGGTGTCCGTACCGACCTATTCGGTGCGGACCCGGGGCGGCGCCTGATACGGCCTTTCGCAACCGTTGGGTTGCGCCTCCCGTCGGCACGTGCAACCATCGGGTAGCAGATGGAGCGGTGCGTGGAAACGCACGCGAACCGACGGGAGGCCCCCTCATGACCACCGACCCCCAGGACACCACCGACACCACCGACACCAAGAACGCGTCGGACACCAAGGACCGCATCGCACGCGAGATCAGCATCGCCGCGCCCGTGGAGCGCGTCTGGGCGGTGCTGACCGAACCCGCACACGTCGGCTCGTGGTTCGGCCAGGGCGAGCCCACGCCGGTCGATCTGCGGCCGGGCGGCATCATGCACCTGGACCACGGCGAGTACGGCCAGTTCCCGACGGTGATCGTCACGGTGGACCCGCCGCACGTCTTCGCCTACCGCTGGGCCAGCGCACACCCCGGCGACGTGGCGACCGAACACAACTCCACCCTCGTCGAGTTCACCCTCACCCCGGAGGGCGACGGCACCCGCCTGCGCGTGGTGGAATCCGGCTTCGCGCGCCTCTCCATCCCCGAGGAGCGCAGGCGGACGGCCTCCTACGAGAGCCACTCCGAGGGCTGGTCCGGGCAGGTCGAGAACATCCGGCAGTACGCGGAGCGGCTCACCGTATGACGCAGCGGCCCGACGCACCCACCGACGCCGTGGCGGAGGTGCTGTCCGCACTGGCGGACCCGACCCGCCGCCGGATACTCGACGCCCTCGCCGACCGCGGCGAGGCGACCGCCACGGCCCTGGCGGCGGAGCTGCCGGTCAGCCGCCAGGCCATCGTCAAACACCTGGGCATCCTCGACCGGGCGGGCCTGGTCGCCGGCCACCGGGCGGGCCGCGAGTCCCGCTACCGGGTCGTCCCCGAGCGCCTGGAGGCCACCGCCCGGTGGATGGACCGGGTCGCGGCCGACTGGGACACCCGTCTGGCGGCCATCAAGCGGCTGGCGGAGGGGAGCTGACCCGGGCGCCGTCGCGCCCCAGGCGTACGCTGGTGATCCCCTACCGAGGAGTACGGCGTGACCCGGTGGAACACCAGCCACATCCCCGACCAGACCGGCCGCTCCGTGGTCGTCACGGGTGCCAACAGCGGCATCGGCTATGTCACGGCGCGCGAACTGGCACGCTGTGGCGCCCGTGTGGTGCTGGCCTGCCGCAACGAGGCGCGCGGCGGCGCGGCGCTGGACCGGCTGCGCAGCGAAGTCCCCGCCGCCGAGGTCGAGTTCCGGCAGCTCGACCTGGCCGACCTGTCCTCCGTACGGGACTTCGCGGCCGGTCTGGACACCTTCGACGGCGACCGTCTCGACC is a genomic window of Streptomyces gilvosporeus containing:
- the nirB gene encoding nitrite reductase large subunit NirB, which gives rise to MAAAASPTSARTDRPTIVLIGHGMVGQRFLEALAERGVTETSRVVVLCEEPRPAYDRVQLTSYFSGRTPEDLSLVERDFMTRHGIELHLGDPAETIDRAARTVTARSGLAIRYDTLVLATGSYPFVPPVPGKDSTGCFVYRTIEDLLAIEEYAKNAATGAVVGGGLLGLEAAGALTGLGLNTHVVEFAPRLMPVQVDDGGGAALRRTIEDMGVTVHTGVGGKEITAGEDGAVTGMELSDGSRLDTDMVIFSAGVRPRDQLARDCGLEVGERGGIVVDATCRTGDAAVYAIGECALACDGRVYGLVAPGYEMADTAAAAIAAQETDGFTGADTSTKLKLLGVDVASFGDAHGASEGALDVVYCDSRAGVYKKLVVGADGTLLGGVLVGDAEAYGMLRPLTGSVPPVSPEQLVLPAGAGAPVALGPSALPDDAVICNCHNVTKGTIRGAVTEHSCGTVPEVKKCTKAGTGCGSCIKALTTLVNDELELNGVTVDKGLCGCFPHTRAELYEVVRTLRLASYEELLASHGRPEARDGDGCEICKPAVGSIIASLAPSVGADGYILDGEQAALQDTNDHFLANLQRNGSYSVVPRIPGGEITPEKLIVIGEVARDFGLYTKITGGQRIDLFGARVDQLPLIWSRLVDAGFESGHAYGKALRTVKSCVGQTWCRYGVQDSVRMAIDLELRYRGLRSPHKLKSAVSGCARECAEARGKDFGVIATSNGWNLYVGGNGGADPRHADLLAQDLSDAELVRLIDRFLMFYIRTADRLERTSAWLERIEGGLDHVRDVVVHDSLGLCDELEALMAAHVHHYRDEWAETLNDPERLARFVSFVNAPEAPDPSVRFTPERDQIKPDLTLLAGPTLPVRTLESVRPLEGTSAR
- the nirD gene encoding nitrite reductase small subunit NirD; the protein is MTTATTTEVATTDAAESTTVEILGPDGWLPVCTLDRLSPGRGVAALLPDGAQAALFTDRAGRAYAIGNRDPFTGAQVLSRGLTGTAAGRPYVASPLLKQRFDLASGECLDDPSVSVPTYSVRTRGGA
- a CDS encoding SRPBCC family protein; this encodes MTTDPQDTTDTTDTKNASDTKDRIAREISIAAPVERVWAVLTEPAHVGSWFGQGEPTPVDLRPGGIMHLDHGEYGQFPTVIVTVDPPHVFAYRWASAHPGDVATEHNSTLVEFTLTPEGDGTRLRVVESGFARLSIPEERRRTASYESHSEGWSGQVENIRQYAERLTV
- a CDS encoding ArsR/SmtB family transcription factor; translated protein: MTQRPDAPTDAVAEVLSALADPTRRRILDALADRGEATATALAAELPVSRQAIVKHLGILDRAGLVAGHRAGRESRYRVVPERLEATARWMDRVAADWDTRLAAIKRLAEGS